From one Eptesicus fuscus isolate TK198812 chromosome 21, DD_ASM_mEF_20220401, whole genome shotgun sequence genomic stretch:
- the PNMA8B gene encoding paraneoplastic antigen-like protein 8B, whose product MARSLLQDWCRGLDVDVRRALLVTGIPEGLEPAAIEAALQPAFLPLGTFRLRSTRAMLGEKAQAALVEFLEDMDLSAIPSDIPGGGDGAWRVLCEDRAEDTRVLRQMKRLLLDERAPGATPTAPAAAAEAQAQGSERAAREAGPLPGAASKARKGRRSRRSRARGHRLTQKGKKRGRGGRPFPGGARRGSEDSSSDSLGIVIEELDEEALGGLDAQRALYSTLQVAARELVRKWALQGDPEDAHGPREFLALVTVTDKAKKEELEKETPGAESISLNIEDLSGVPDLVALLAVRDTWFEEPVDSDASESDASQGSGDQEPEGGHPEFVAIVAYTDPADPSAREEMLKIASVIESLGWSDKKERKDARKDALPEVLSVMAKDTCGTRVQVQEAGRQVDALVLRKATDDGNLLECIASLAEPEPRPRGEPAPRGLFAGWGDGEEGEVGLLELVALLAAQDVAEGVKEEREGAWEGGKCRHHRGSLGELLALLAARENGESEEEEGTSEGGSEETSEDTESEESEPEVRASKKPRAKRARTASKVLGPAGAPSGSRKTRRGGRGRGDRGNTPEKKAKEEAAGDKKKKKGCAGARAKAGEARGQPPTGSKPTRGKKARRGGRLAPKCC is encoded by the coding sequence ATGGCCCGGAGCCTTTTGCAGGACTGGTGCAGGGGGCTGGACGTGGACGTGCGCCGGGCCCTGCTGGTCACCGGCATCCCCGAGGGCCTGGAGCCGGCGGCCATCGAGGCCGCCCTGCAGCCCGCCTTCCTGCCCCTGGGCACGTTCAGGCTGCGGAGCACGCGGGCCATGCTGGGCGAGAAGGCCCAGGCCGCCCTGGTGGAGTTCCTGGAGGACATGGATCTCTCCGCCATCCCCAGCGACATCCCCGGCGGCGGGGACGGCGCCTGGAGGGTCCTGTGCGAGGACCGCGCGGAGGACACCAGGGTCCTGAGGCAGATGAAGCGCTTGCTGCTGGATGAAAGGGCCCCCGGGGCCACGCCCaccgctcccgccgccgccgccgaggctCAGGCCCAGGGGTCGGAGCGGGCGGCCCGGGAGGCTGGGCCCCTTCCGGGCGCAGCCAGCAAGGCGAGGAAGGGCCGGCGGAGTCGCCGAAGCAGAGCCAGAGGCCACAGGCTGACCCAGAAGGGCAAGAAGCGAGGCCGAGGGGGGCGGCCGTTCCCCGGCGGCGCCAGGCGCGGGTCCGAGGACTCCTCCTCCGACAGCCTGGGCATCGTGATCGAGGAGCTGGACGAGGAGGCCCTGGGCGGGCTCGACGCGCAGAGAGCGCTGTACTCCACGCTCCAGGTGGCCGCCAGGGAGCTCGTGCGGAAGTGGGCCCTGCAGGGGGACCCCGAGGACGCACACGGTCCCCGCGAGTTCCTGGCGCTGGTCACCGTGACGGACAAGGCCAAGAAGGAGGAGCTCGAGAAAGAGACCCCGGGGGCCGAGTCCATCAGCCTGAACATCGAAGACCTGAGCGGGGTCCCCGACTTGGTGGCCCTCCTGGCCGTGAGGGACACGTGGTTCGAGGAGCCCGTGGACAGCGACGCTTCGGAAAGCGACGCGTCGCAGGGCAGCGGGGACCAGGAGCCGGAGGGGGGCCATCCTGAGTTTGTGGCCATCGTGGCTTACACGGACCCCGCGGACCCGTCCGCCCGGGAGGAGATGCTGAAAATCGCTTCCGTGATTGAGTCGCTGGGCTGGAGCGACAAGAAGGAGCGGAAAGACGCGCGGAAAGACGCGCTCCCCGAGGTCCTGTCCGTCATGGCCAAGGACACGTGCGGGACGCGCgtgcaggtgcaggaggccgGCCGCCAGGTGGACGCCCTGGTGCTGAGGAAGGCCACGGACGACGGGAACCTCCTGGAGTGCATCGCCAGCCTGGCCGAGCCCGAGCCCCGCCCCCGGGGGGAGCCGGCCCCGCGCGGCCTCTTCGCGGGCTGGGGAGACGGGGAGGAAGGCGAGGTGGGCCTCCTGGAGCTGGTGGCGCTCCTGGCGGCCCAGGACGTGGCCGAGGGggtgaaggaagaaagggaaggggccTGGGAAGGCGGGAAGTGCAGGCACCACCGGGGCAGCCTCGGGGAGCTCCTGGCGCTCCTGGCGGCGCGTGAGAACGGAGagtcggaggaggaggaggggacttCGGAGGGCGGCTCCGAGGAGACGTCGGAGGACACGGAGAGCGAGGAGTCGGAGCCTGAGGTTCGGGCTTCCAAGAAGCCCCGGGCCAAGCGAGCCCGCACGGCCTCCAAGGTCCTGGGTCCGGCTGGCGCCCCCTCGGGGTCCCGCAAAACCCGACGGGGAGGCCGAGGCCGCGGCGACCGGGGCAACACTCCCGAGAAGAAAGCCAAGGAGGAGGCGGCGGgcgacaagaagaagaagaaggggtgTGCGGGCGCCCGCGCCAAGGCCGGCGAGGCCAGGGGGCAGCCGCCCACCGGCTCCAAGCCGACCCGCGGGAAGAAGGCTCGCCGGGGCGGGCGGCTGGCCCCCAAGTGCTGCTAG